One window from the genome of Rhodopseudomonas sp. P2A-2r encodes:
- a CDS encoding alpha/beta fold hydrolase, protein MPTFTTTLLRAALCAGGVLLSFAAAAADYPAPKQGDWIARNFKFHTGEVMPELKLHYTTVGEPTGQPVLVLHGTGGSAASMLTPGWAGELFGPGQPLDASKYFIIIPDAIGHGKSTKPSDGMKTAFPKYNYDDMVAAQHLVVKDALGIKHLRLVIGNSMGGMHAWIWGVSHPGEIDALVPMAAQPTEMASRNWMMRRMMIETIKADPDYKGGNYTAQPGMMKYASVMFGIATAGGTLAYQMLAPTGAAADKNVDDRLRAPFIADANDFIYQWESSHDYNPSARLEKIDATVLAINAADDERNPPETGLMDAALKRIKNAKLLLIPASNDSRGHLTTGSANFYKQQLQELLQTAPQKTM, encoded by the coding sequence GGCGTCCTGCTCTCCTTCGCGGCTGCGGCCGCCGACTATCCCGCGCCCAAGCAAGGCGACTGGATCGCCAGGAATTTCAAATTCCACACCGGCGAGGTGATGCCGGAGCTGAAACTGCACTACACCACCGTGGGCGAGCCGACCGGACAGCCGGTGCTGGTGCTGCATGGCACTGGCGGCTCCGCGGCGAGCATGCTGACGCCGGGCTGGGCCGGCGAGTTGTTCGGGCCCGGCCAGCCGCTCGATGCCAGCAAGTATTTCATCATCATCCCTGACGCGATTGGCCACGGCAAATCGACAAAGCCGTCGGACGGGATGAAAACCGCGTTTCCGAAGTACAATTACGACGACATGGTCGCGGCGCAGCACCTTGTGGTGAAGGATGCGCTGGGCATCAAGCACCTGCGGCTGGTGATCGGCAATTCGATGGGCGGCATGCATGCCTGGATCTGGGGCGTCAGCCATCCCGGCGAGATCGACGCGCTGGTGCCGATGGCGGCGCAGCCCACCGAGATGGCGTCGCGCAACTGGATGATGCGGCGCATGATGATCGAGACCATCAAGGCCGACCCCGACTACAAGGGCGGCAACTACACAGCGCAGCCGGGCATGATGAAATATGCCAGCGTGATGTTCGGTATCGCCACCGCTGGCGGCACTCTGGCTTACCAGATGCTGGCACCGACCGGCGCCGCCGCCGACAAGAATGTGGACGACCGGCTCAGGGCGCCGTTCATCGCCGACGCCAACGACTTCATCTATCAGTGGGAGTCGTCGCACGACTACAATCCGTCAGCCAGGCTTGAGAAGATCGACGCCACCGTCCTGGCGATCAATGCTGCCGACGACGAACGCAACCCGCCGGAGACCGGGCTGATGGATGCCGCGTTGAAGCGCATCAAGAATGCAAAGCTGCTGCTGATCCCTGCCAGCAATGACAGCCGCGGCCATCTCACGACCGGCTCTGCGAACTTCTACAAGCAGCAGCTTCAAGAGCTGCTGCAGACCGCGCCGCAGAAGACGATGTAG
- a CDS encoding putative bifunctional diguanylate cyclase/phosphodiesterase produces MEPANLQTGSAIARIIVARRAQLPIRVGFAVLMVATFHIYIGMTEAMQWAAVYLGLQVLEVAAFRSIDNATAVTGTTSFLFYAIMLTSSSVFTAFGLLEAYQGGVWGIACAGILWTGSIATAAIVSGESRGALTCSLLPPLLAFLAVPYFILSSGGSAGDSIAMVLAGLVNACGTLGMWSVYQRLLKSATKAREIGRLALIDSETGLPSRAAVQQRVVALLESRPTGIVVVAAINVDRFQHLRGAIGHAASIDLMRRLAARLGRACDETPMARLSSANFGFAFVARNIDDAHRVVARLQGAVATPVLLRDNRVDVSVTIGLSQPADAVASATEVSIIDRAMIAVDQARAARKQAAFFDAALYGNPGISLSLMSEMLRALDNGQISLCYQPKYELRSGDIVGAEALVRWTHPEHGALRPDMFVQMAEETGHIAELTEWVLRRAVADQRALHEAGLDVCISVNWSGHLIDDVAFTDAALEIARHATGELCLEVTETAIIGNARLARQTLERFRAAGLTISIDDYGSGLSSLAYLKNIPADELKIDKAFVMHMATDAVDAVLVRSAVSLAHSLGLRVVAEGVENQGALELLRAMGCDIAQGYLIARPMPLSDLATFLGTHAAENAARATAS; encoded by the coding sequence ATGGAACCTGCGAACCTGCAAACTGGGTCAGCCATCGCACGCATCATCGTTGCGCGGCGTGCGCAGTTGCCCATCCGCGTCGGCTTCGCCGTCCTGATGGTTGCGACCTTCCACATCTATATCGGCATGACCGAGGCAATGCAGTGGGCTGCCGTGTATCTCGGCCTGCAAGTGCTGGAAGTGGCGGCGTTCCGGTCGATCGACAATGCGACCGCCGTAACGGGTACGACGAGCTTTCTATTTTACGCGATCATGCTGACGAGCAGCAGCGTGTTCACCGCGTTCGGGCTCCTTGAAGCGTATCAGGGCGGTGTATGGGGTATCGCCTGTGCAGGAATTCTGTGGACGGGCTCGATCGCCACCGCCGCCATCGTCAGCGGCGAGTCCCGTGGCGCGCTGACCTGTTCGCTGCTGCCGCCGCTGCTGGCCTTTCTCGCAGTGCCTTATTTCATACTGTCCAGCGGTGGCAGCGCCGGCGACAGCATCGCGATGGTGTTGGCCGGACTGGTCAACGCCTGCGGCACCCTCGGCATGTGGTCGGTTTATCAGCGGCTGCTCAAGTCGGCGACCAAGGCACGCGAGATCGGCCGCCTCGCCTTGATCGATTCCGAAACCGGATTGCCCAGCCGAGCCGCAGTGCAGCAGCGCGTGGTCGCGTTGTTGGAATCCCGGCCAACAGGCATTGTTGTCGTGGCTGCTATCAATGTCGACCGCTTCCAGCACCTGCGCGGCGCCATCGGCCACGCCGCGAGCATCGACCTGATGCGCCGACTGGCGGCGCGGCTCGGTCGCGCCTGTGACGAAACGCCGATGGCCCGGCTGTCCAGCGCCAATTTCGGCTTCGCCTTTGTCGCCCGGAACATCGACGACGCGCACCGCGTCGTGGCGCGGCTGCAGGGTGCGGTGGCAACGCCGGTGTTGCTGCGCGACAACCGCGTCGACGTCAGCGTCACCATCGGTCTCAGCCAGCCCGCCGACGCGGTGGCATCGGCGACCGAAGTTTCCATCATTGACCGCGCCATGATCGCAGTGGATCAGGCGCGCGCCGCACGCAAGCAGGCGGCGTTCTTCGACGCCGCACTGTACGGCAATCCCGGCATCAGCCTGTCGCTGATGAGCGAAATGCTGCGCGCCCTCGACAATGGCCAGATCAGCCTTTGCTATCAGCCCAAATACGAGCTGCGCTCCGGCGACATCGTCGGCGCCGAGGCGTTGGTGCGCTGGACCCATCCGGAGCACGGCGCGTTGCGCCCGGACATGTTCGTGCAGATGGCCGAGGAAACCGGTCATATCGCAGAGCTCACCGAATGGGTGCTGCGCCGCGCCGTGGCCGACCAGCGCGCCTTGCACGAGGCCGGTCTCGACGTCTGCATTTCCGTCAACTGGTCGGGCCATCTGATCGACGATGTCGCCTTCACCGATGCGGCGCTCGAGATTGCCCGCCACGCCACGGGCGAGCTCTGCCTTGAAGTGACGGAGACCGCCATCATCGGCAATGCCCGGCTCGCCCGCCAGACCCTCGAGCGTTTTCGCGCGGCCGGCCTCACCATCTCCATCGACGATTACGGCTCCGGCCTGTCGTCGCTGGCCTATCTCAAGAACATCCCGGCTGACGAATTGAAGATCGACAAGGCCTTCGTGATGCACATGGCCACCGATGCGGTCGATGCGGTCCTGGTCCGCTCCGCGGTCAGCCTGGCCCACAGTCTCGGACTGCGCGTGGTCGCCGAGGGCGTCGAGAACCAGGGCGCACTCGAACTGCTGCGCGCCATGGGCTGTGATATCGCGCAGGGCTATCTGATCGCCCGCCCGATGCCGCTGAGCGATCTCGCAACGTTTCTTGGCACGCATGCCGCCGAAAACGCCGCACGGGCGACCGCAAGCTAA
- a CDS encoding YoaK family protein, translated as MKKFGGPATMAALLSFNGGFVDTAGFLGLQGLFVAHVTGNFVTLGAALVHGSHGIIGKVLALPEFVIVIALARLAGMALRAHQQPVLRILLSAKVALLFCFFLLAVGFGPFPDPNTPAALLTGFAGIAAMALQNALQRVHMPALPPSTLMTGSTTQATLDAVDLLTGLAPDQRAAVRARFSKMSKAILYFAAGCALAAILYALVGFWCLALPVLVGLVSATMRIEDPAPVLGA; from the coding sequence ATGAAGAAGTTCGGCGGACCGGCGACGATGGCGGCGCTGCTCAGTTTCAATGGCGGCTTCGTCGATACCGCAGGCTTTCTCGGGCTGCAGGGCCTGTTCGTGGCCCATGTCACCGGCAACTTCGTGACGCTGGGCGCGGCGCTGGTTCACGGCAGCCACGGCATCATCGGCAAGGTACTGGCGCTGCCGGAGTTCGTCATCGTGATTGCGCTGGCACGGCTCGCAGGGATGGCTTTGCGCGCACACCAGCAACCGGTCTTGCGCATCCTGCTGTCCGCCAAGGTGGCCCTGCTGTTCTGTTTCTTTCTGCTCGCGGTCGGTTTCGGTCCGTTCCCTGACCCGAATACGCCGGCAGCTCTGCTGACCGGCTTTGCCGGGATCGCCGCAATGGCGCTGCAGAACGCGCTGCAACGGGTGCACATGCCGGCGCTGCCGCCGAGCACGCTGATGACCGGCAGCACCACCCAGGCGACCCTTGACGCCGTCGATCTGCTGACCGGACTAGCGCCGGATCAGCGCGCGGCAGTCCGCGCCCGGTTCAGCAAGATGAGCAAGGCCATCCTGTATTTCGCGGCCGGTTGCGCCCTGGCGGCGATCCTCTACGCGCTGGTCGGCTTCTGGTGCCTGGCGCTGCCGGTGCTGGTCGGTCTCGTCAGCGCTACCATGCGGATCGAGGATCCCGCGCCTGTGCTCGGGGCCTAA
- the bfr gene encoding bacterioferritin has product MKGDPKVIDYLNKGVRSELTAISQYWLHFRLLNHWGLLEMAKVWRKESIEEMVHADKFIDRILFLDGFPNLQVLDPLRIGQTVKEIIDADLAAEIGARTLYQEAATYCHSVGDYVSRDLFEGLMKDEEHHIDFLETQQHVIERIGIDLYTQKHVGGLESEF; this is encoded by the coding sequence ATGAAGGGCGACCCAAAGGTCATCGACTATCTCAACAAGGGCGTACGCAGCGAACTGACCGCGATCAGCCAGTACTGGCTGCATTTCCGCCTGTTGAACCATTGGGGCCTGCTCGAGATGGCCAAGGTGTGGCGCAAGGAATCCATCGAAGAGATGGTCCACGCCGACAAGTTCATCGACCGGATCCTGTTCCTCGACGGCTTTCCCAACCTGCAGGTGCTGGATCCGTTGCGGATCGGCCAGACCGTCAAGGAAATCATCGACGCCGACCTCGCCGCGGAGATCGGGGCGCGCACGCTCTATCAGGAAGCGGCGACCTACTGCCACAGCGTCGGCGATTATGTGTCGCGCGACCTGTTCGAAGGCCTGATGAAGGACGAGGAACACCACATCGACTTCCTCGAGACCCAGCAGCACGTCATCGAGCGCATCGGCATCGACCTCTACACCCAGAAGCACGTTGGCGGTCTCGAGAGCGAATTCTAG
- a CDS encoding bacterioferritin-associated ferredoxin, with amino-acid sequence MIVCSCNVLSDHDVRNAVSAPRPPRTPGQVYGCLGCSAQCGRCARTIKQIMDEALGPCAKACMANCAHAAHAHTEPHLPSAQAAVAA; translated from the coding sequence ATGATTGTTTGTTCCTGCAACGTCCTTAGCGACCACGACGTGCGCAACGCGGTGAGCGCTCCGCGTCCGCCGCGCACGCCAGGGCAGGTCTACGGATGCCTGGGCTGCAGCGCGCAGTGCGGCCGTTGTGCGCGGACTATCAAGCAGATCATGGATGAGGCGCTGGGCCCCTGCGCCAAGGCGTGCATGGCCAACTGCGCGCATGCCGCACATGCCCATACCGAGCCGCATCTGCCGTCGGCGCAAGCTGCCGTTGCGGCCTGA
- a CDS encoding lytic murein transglycosylase translates to MRFIGRHCLIVLLGGLVAAFGAGPCRAADAGFNSFLAALWPDARAAGVSRATFDAATAGLEPDYKLPDLTLPGRPATGAPSQAEFIQVPADYIKEASIARLATEGQRLLQKHRATLAAIEKQFGVPATVILAIWGRETDYGRYALPYDGLRVLATQAYVGRRKEQYRGEFIAAMMLIQNGDVTRKNLRASWGGATGLTQFLPTELAKHGVDFDGDGHVNIWTSVPDALASAAQQLAHKGWQPGLRWAHEVRAPASADCTQGVPEVTKPIGEWLRAGFVPVRGQRLSAAEQAQPASLLQPEGIYGPAFLTTKNYFVIKEYNFSDLYVLFVGHLSDRMTDPQPFATPWSASAQMRTTDVEAMQKHLTRIGLYGDKMDGKAGMKTRAALGAFQKSAGLKVDCWPSAAVLKAISGAR, encoded by the coding sequence CAGGGCCGCGGACGCCGGCTTCAACAGCTTCCTCGCGGCGCTGTGGCCCGACGCCCGTGCGGCCGGGGTGTCGCGCGCGACCTTCGACGCGGCGACGGCGGGGCTGGAGCCGGACTACAAGTTGCCCGACCTGACGCTGCCCGGCCGGCCCGCCACCGGCGCGCCGTCGCAGGCCGAATTCATCCAGGTGCCGGCCGACTACATCAAGGAGGCCAGTATCGCGCGCCTGGCAACAGAAGGGCAGCGTCTGCTGCAGAAGCATCGCGCCACGCTTGCGGCCATCGAGAAGCAGTTCGGCGTGCCGGCCACGGTGATTCTGGCGATCTGGGGCCGCGAGACCGACTACGGCCGCTATGCTTTGCCCTACGATGGTCTCCGCGTGCTGGCGACGCAGGCCTATGTCGGTCGTCGCAAGGAGCAGTATCGCGGCGAGTTCATCGCCGCCATGATGCTGATCCAGAACGGCGACGTGACGCGCAAGAATTTGCGCGCGTCCTGGGGCGGCGCTACCGGACTCACCCAGTTCCTGCCGACTGAACTCGCCAAGCACGGCGTCGACTTCGACGGCGACGGTCATGTCAACATCTGGACCTCGGTGCCCGATGCGCTGGCCTCCGCCGCGCAGCAACTCGCGCACAAGGGCTGGCAGCCCGGTCTGCGCTGGGCCCACGAGGTCCGCGCGCCGGCCAGTGCCGATTGTACGCAGGGCGTGCCCGAGGTGACGAAGCCGATCGGCGAATGGCTGCGCGCGGGCTTCGTCCCGGTGCGCGGCCAGCGGCTCAGCGCCGCCGAGCAGGCACAGCCGGCCTCCCTGCTGCAGCCGGAGGGCATCTATGGGCCGGCCTTCCTGACCACGAAGAACTACTTCGTCATCAAGGAATATAACTTCTCCGACCTCTATGTGCTGTTCGTCGGGCATCTCAGCGACCGCATGACCGATCCGCAACCCTTCGCCACGCCGTGGTCGGCTTCTGCACAGATGCGCACCACCGACGTCGAGGCGATGCAGAAGCATCTGACCCGGATCGGTCTGTACGGCGACAAGATGGACGGCAAGGCGGGCATGAAGACCCGCGCCGCGCTCGGCGCCTTCCAGAAGTCGGCGGGTCTCAAGGTCGACTGCTGGCCGAGCGCTGCCGTGCTGAAGGCGATCAGCGGAGCGCGTTGA